The Granulicella sibirica genome has a segment encoding these proteins:
- a CDS encoding carboxypeptidase-like regulatory domain-containing protein — translation MAGQQRKSDKGVPRYQITGVAVSAKDGSVIPRCHLAAQVAGGRSPGFGGASIQTDADDQGRFALDVPSDGTWSVVASARGYRRQEFDEHDGFFTGVVLTRTSPSYDLVFRVAPDGVIRGTVTDEAGEPVRGAQVRLFTVHPEARATDQSPLLSREFGQTDDLGQYEFAELAPGEYEVEVQAHPWYAVQRPSGPSAAADAPSDPSLDVVYPVTWYPGVDDDTAAEVLTMHSGEVRQADMRLRPLASAHLLIPIPNGVPTGRGGGRGQPVVSQVMPDGSLRNIFAPGQASSSGMFDIGGLQPGTYQVSRVPGGDSNDSGGPTSIVHVGAGGSTTEVTAAASEVNVTIAVDGGTSVDASEIRLRDTSTGRVLGDGSFGGPRGGPEGRGGGPRANQPGGRRPQGGQDAGGRGQDQRGRGRRRGAGESKEATLSAPPGEYEVVVPGGTNAFLTGLVATGAQAKGRVITIREGAPHLLIHLASGLAKVTGTAKVGSNLSVGAMVLLVPATLGDPSSLTIVRRDQSNTDGGFRMDDVIPGQYILLAIEHGWEVKWTDPATLAPYLLRGVPVDLASSPAAHPVIQAVSP, via the coding sequence TTGGCCGGTCAGCAACGGAAGAGTGACAAGGGCGTGCCGAGGTACCAGATCACGGGCGTCGCTGTCAGCGCGAAGGATGGCTCAGTGATTCCGCGATGCCATCTGGCCGCCCAAGTTGCGGGAGGACGCAGCCCAGGCTTCGGCGGGGCCAGCATCCAGACGGACGCCGATGACCAGGGGCGATTCGCGCTGGATGTGCCAAGCGACGGAACTTGGAGTGTCGTGGCGAGCGCGCGTGGATATCGCAGGCAGGAGTTCGACGAGCACGACGGCTTCTTCACCGGCGTGGTACTGACGAGAACCTCTCCAAGCTACGATCTTGTGTTTCGTGTCGCGCCGGACGGTGTGATCCGAGGCACGGTGACCGATGAGGCGGGAGAACCGGTGCGCGGCGCACAGGTCAGACTCTTCACCGTTCACCCCGAGGCGCGTGCGACGGATCAAAGCCCGCTCCTGTCGCGTGAGTTCGGACAGACCGATGACCTGGGCCAATACGAGTTTGCAGAGCTTGCGCCGGGAGAGTACGAAGTGGAGGTCCAGGCTCATCCGTGGTACGCCGTCCAAAGACCATCCGGTCCGAGTGCAGCCGCGGATGCGCCATCTGATCCCTCGCTCGACGTGGTTTATCCGGTGACCTGGTATCCCGGTGTCGACGACGATACCGCTGCCGAGGTGTTGACCATGCATTCAGGCGAGGTGCGACAGGCAGACATGCGTTTGCGGCCTTTGGCATCGGCGCATCTTCTTATCCCGATCCCCAATGGCGTTCCGACGGGGCGCGGTGGTGGACGGGGGCAGCCTGTCGTGTCGCAGGTAATGCCCGACGGTTCGCTTCGAAATATATTCGCGCCAGGGCAAGCGTCAAGCTCTGGCATGTTTGATATCGGGGGGCTACAACCGGGAACCTACCAGGTAAGCCGCGTGCCGGGCGGCGACAGCAATGATTCCGGGGGGCCAACGTCGATCGTTCATGTAGGGGCAGGTGGATCCACCACCGAGGTCACCGCGGCGGCGAGCGAGGTGAACGTCACGATCGCGGTTGATGGCGGAACATCGGTGGATGCTTCAGAGATCAGGCTACGGGACACCTCGACCGGCCGGGTTCTTGGCGATGGGAGCTTTGGTGGTCCTCGAGGAGGCCCTGAAGGGCGTGGGGGCGGCCCGAGAGCGAATCAACCTGGCGGCCGACGCCCCCAGGGAGGCCAGGATGCCGGAGGACGAGGGCAGGACCAGCGAGGACGCGGGAGGCGGCGTGGCGCGGGTGAGAGCAAAGAGGCCACCTTGTCCGCTCCGCCGGGCGAATATGAGGTTGTGGTTCCGGGAGGGACGAACGCCTTTCTCACCGGGCTTGTGGCCACGGGCGCGCAGGCGAAAGGGCGCGTCATCACGATTCGGGAGGGCGCGCCGCATCTTCTGATTCATCTGGCGTCGGGGCTTGCCAAGGTGACGGGGACGGCGAAGGTCGGCTCTAACCTGTCGGTAGGCGCGATGGTTCTGCTGGTGCCTGCGACGCTTGGTGACCCGTCCAGCCTGACGATCGTTCGAAGGGACCAGAGCAATACGGATGGGGGGTTCCGCATGGACGATGTGATCCCCGGACAGTACATTCTGCTGGCGATTGAGCACGGCTGGGAGGTGAAGTGGACCGATCCGGCTACGCTGGCTCCTTACCTCTTGCGCGGTGTTCCGGTTGACCTTGCCTCCTCGCCGGCAGCGCATCCGGTGATCCAGGCGGTCTCTCCGTAG
- a CDS encoding carboxypeptidase-like regulatory domain-containing protein, which translates to MLLVSSRRIGESSLFVVLGLVLSVPDAAHGLQLSTLPQPTGSSPATAAPTEITGVVLNAQTRQPVSRALVRLGDRGVLTNHDGVFSFSQVTASSGTLVASKPGFFAGLEASDMGSRVYQFGAADPIVLTLYPEAILAGNVTDAGGEGLPNLNVIARRSTFDETGHHWRQVDATRTRSDGTFRLAMMAGDYSVQVRAMSQPQSGQEMYLPVSVPAESSSIKEAIHLRPGEVSEIHLTPETRKGYEVTFALGSGSRRGFPRLTARGNNGLTIPLSPRTSRSDQDTLSVVLPSGTYLLSGFSEMGGGSEEAETSITVPDHDIGGVELHFSKTPAMPVEVEMEQGATSDNATPPTAQSLGLTLVSIATNGDAIEQSFPANVQRDQTAIFSPPSGTYRLRGRSGGPWFVTQASCGGTDLLTQNLVVTPGTGSVPIRIVVSNQTGTLSGTVTLAGQPAPGWVYLVSATPSVTPVVMVRAGSSGSFSRSNLPVGTYRMVALERRIGADFEDPATMAAFLDRAQSVTLNAGGQQTLSLAAVPAAELPQ; encoded by the coding sequence GTGCTCTTGGTTTCTAGCAGACGGATCGGTGAGAGCTCCCTCTTTGTCGTGCTTGGCCTTGTCCTGTCCGTTCCGGACGCAGCACACGGACTCCAACTCTCTACGCTCCCGCAGCCTACGGGTTCGAGTCCGGCGACCGCTGCTCCGACAGAGATTACCGGGGTCGTCCTGAACGCGCAGACGCGGCAACCAGTCTCCCGGGCGCTGGTTCGACTTGGCGACCGGGGCGTACTCACTAACCACGACGGTGTTTTCTCCTTCTCCCAGGTCACAGCCAGTTCCGGAACGCTCGTCGCTAGTAAGCCAGGATTCTTTGCGGGGCTGGAAGCCTCAGATATGGGATCCAGGGTGTACCAGTTCGGAGCGGCGGACCCGATCGTTCTCACGCTCTACCCGGAGGCGATCCTTGCCGGGAATGTCACGGACGCTGGCGGTGAGGGATTGCCGAACCTGAACGTCATCGCGAGACGAAGCACCTTCGATGAGACGGGCCATCACTGGCGACAGGTCGACGCCACGCGCACCAGGAGCGACGGAACGTTTCGCCTCGCGATGATGGCGGGCGACTATTCCGTCCAAGTCCGCGCGATGAGCCAGCCACAGTCCGGTCAGGAAATGTATCTGCCTGTATCTGTTCCAGCCGAAAGCTCATCCATAAAAGAAGCTATTCATCTACGCCCGGGCGAGGTGTCGGAGATTCACTTGACGCCGGAAACCCGGAAAGGATACGAGGTAACCTTTGCCTTGGGGTCGGGATCGAGGCGAGGCTTTCCCCGGCTCACGGCACGTGGCAACAACGGGTTGACGATTCCGTTGAGCCCCCGCACGTCCCGGTCCGATCAGGATACGCTCAGCGTCGTACTTCCAAGCGGAACGTACCTGCTCTCAGGGTTCTCGGAGATGGGCGGCGGAAGCGAAGAGGCGGAGACCAGTATCACCGTTCCCGATCATGACATTGGGGGTGTGGAGCTTCACTTTTCGAAGACACCCGCGATGCCGGTCGAGGTGGAGATGGAGCAGGGCGCGACGTCCGATAACGCGACGCCGCCGACCGCGCAGTCGCTCGGGCTTACTCTTGTGTCGATCGCGACGAATGGAGATGCGATCGAGCAGAGCTTTCCGGCGAATGTGCAGCGCGATCAGACGGCAATCTTCTCGCCTCCGTCAGGCACCTACCGCCTGCGCGGGCGCTCCGGCGGGCCATGGTTCGTCACGCAGGCGAGCTGTGGAGGCACGGATTTGCTGACGCAGAACCTGGTAGTCACGCCCGGCACGGGAAGCGTGCCGATCCGTATCGTCGTGTCGAACCAGACAGGTACCCTTTCAGGAACGGTGACGCTCGCCGGCCAGCCAGCGCCCGGATGGGTCTATCTGGTCTCGGCGACGCCTTCCGTGACGCCCGTGGTGATGGTGCGTGCCGGATCGAGCGGAAGCTTTAGCCGCTCCAATCTGCCCGTCGGCACGTATCGCATGGTCGCCCTGGAACGCCGAATCGGAGCGGATTTCGAAGATCCGGCAACGATGGCTGCCTTCCTGGACCGGGCGCAATCGGTCACGCTGAACGCGGGCGGACAGCAGACGCTTTCGCTTGCTGCCGTACCTGCGGCGGAGCTTCCCCAGTGA
- a CDS encoding Ig-like domain repeat protein, translating into MFRPLTHVSAVASLLSGLLAGHPANAQETPKIEIPHSIISLAPALRPHGQVVARNATDASFEHVPENYHVFAAATVGQDAGVELLTLNFDGATRLTKIQSKTKDFVVESAGTCHEGSSYSKGDSCALMVRFSPQGPGHRSGSINIANSAEAKPMFVGLAGNGYSPVVSFTPSQIVTVAGTSASNTGTIKSSTNLAVDGGDTLYIPDVGNKIIKEIDSSGTISTLSPVFAVPQSLVADSSGFLYSLNVTGSTYYFSYYAPYGSQSAYGTSYTAGSCTPSTPCPLTTVGMNRPANINIDPYDNLFFEEGTQGAAEMPVAIIAGGSDSLNLWYLRNQYVYSSTPPVSFAVDGSDTLYNFYNYGTTTCFLQSEPLYNAEYSPVAKKVAGGSACGFSGDGGQARSAEISKTVGQITFDVAGNLYFADAGNQRIRRIDASTGVISTIAGTGVSGYAGDTGAATAAAISNPTGLAVDSQGQVFILSNAPVAGPTQVIRKVNTTGYWNFGSQLKGTTSTTKLFTVANTGNSALTLAANAAISGVPDFAIDTTVTNCVLTAGSTLAAGQSCVIGIKFTPAVTGTRSSTLTLLDNTVAGANHIVLTGAGTLPAPKMSITSPTAAVKKGTTVTFAVSVAATTSAKPTGTVTFKVNGSNVGSVVTLSSTGTASTTFTESTAATYSLSAVYSGDANYSSATVSENLTVTASVKEPSTVSIAQAPFERTSCSSSPSFSVHVSSSGKMPTGLVQLMNGTTTMAWATLNNGVAQLSSAKMAGGLHTLVASYGGDSEHEPATSAPLSALTATGGAACPVPTPKM; encoded by the coding sequence ATGTTCCGTCCGCTAACTCACGTTTCCGCTGTTGCCTCGCTGCTCTCTGGTCTGCTTGCAGGCCATCCGGCCAACGCTCAAGAGACTCCGAAAATAGAGATCCCCCATTCGATCATTAGCCTGGCTCCTGCTCTTCGTCCGCACGGCCAGGTCGTGGCCCGCAATGCCACGGATGCTTCCTTCGAACATGTCCCGGAGAACTATCACGTGTTTGCGGCTGCAACCGTCGGGCAAGATGCCGGCGTGGAGTTGCTGACGCTCAACTTCGATGGCGCGACCCGTTTGACGAAGATTCAATCAAAAACCAAAGATTTTGTCGTCGAATCCGCCGGTACCTGCCACGAAGGCAGTAGCTATTCGAAGGGCGATAGCTGTGCCCTGATGGTGAGATTCAGTCCGCAGGGGCCTGGTCATCGCTCCGGCTCGATCAACATCGCAAACAGCGCCGAAGCAAAGCCGATGTTTGTAGGACTGGCGGGCAACGGATATTCGCCTGTGGTGAGCTTTACTCCCTCTCAAATCGTAACGGTCGCGGGAACCTCTGCCTCGAATACTGGAACAATCAAGAGCTCCACGAATCTCGCTGTCGATGGCGGCGATACGCTTTACATTCCGGATGTCGGCAATAAGATCATCAAGGAGATCGATTCGTCCGGGACGATCAGCACACTGAGTCCGGTCTTTGCCGTTCCTCAGAGCCTGGTTGCGGACAGCTCAGGCTTTCTTTACAGCCTGAACGTCACGGGAAGCACCTACTATTTCAGCTACTACGCGCCGTACGGTTCGCAATCGGCTTACGGCACCAGCTATACCGCCGGTAGCTGCACGCCGAGCACGCCTTGCCCGCTGACAACGGTAGGCATGAATCGGCCCGCCAACATCAATATCGACCCGTATGACAATCTGTTCTTTGAAGAAGGAACTCAGGGCGCCGCGGAGATGCCTGTGGCTATTATCGCCGGCGGCTCCGACAGCTTGAACCTCTGGTATCTGCGGAATCAATATGTGTATAGCTCTACGCCTCCCGTATCCTTTGCCGTCGACGGCAGTGATACCCTCTATAACTTTTACAACTACGGAACCACCACCTGCTTTCTCCAGTCGGAGCCTTTGTACAACGCGGAATACTCTCCGGTGGCAAAGAAGGTAGCCGGTGGATCGGCATGCGGCTTCAGCGGCGACGGAGGGCAGGCGCGCAGCGCGGAGATCAGCAAGACGGTGGGTCAGATAACCTTTGATGTCGCCGGGAATCTTTACTTTGCGGACGCCGGCAATCAGCGTATTCGTCGAATCGATGCGTCGACGGGCGTTATCTCCACCATCGCCGGAACTGGCGTCTCAGGATACGCAGGCGATACCGGGGCGGCAACAGCGGCGGCCATCAGCAACCCTACGGGCCTTGCGGTTGATTCGCAGGGGCAGGTGTTCATTCTGAGCAACGCTCCAGTGGCCGGACCCACGCAGGTGATTCGTAAAGTGAACACGACCGGATACTGGAACTTTGGTTCCCAGCTTAAGGGAACGACCAGCACGACCAAACTATTCACCGTGGCAAACACGGGAAACAGTGCCCTGACGCTCGCCGCCAACGCTGCCATCAGCGGCGTTCCGGATTTCGCAATCGACACGACAGTGACGAACTGCGTGCTGACCGCGGGTTCGACGCTGGCCGCTGGACAGAGCTGTGTGATCGGAATCAAATTCACTCCCGCCGTCACTGGGACGCGCTCGTCCACGCTCACGCTATTGGACAACACCGTGGCGGGAGCGAACCATATCGTTCTGACTGGTGCCGGGACCTTGCCGGCGCCGAAGATGAGCATCACTTCGCCGACCGCTGCGGTGAAGAAAGGAACGACGGTGACGTTTGCTGTGAGTGTCGCGGCGACCACGTCAGCGAAGCCGACCGGTACGGTGACCTTTAAGGTCAACGGATCGAATGTTGGTAGCGTCGTCACGCTGTCGTCTACCGGCACGGCGTCGACCACGTTCACCGAATCGACCGCGGCGACCTATTCCCTATCGGCCGTATACAGCGGCGATGCGAACTACTCCAGCGCGACGGTTTCCGAAAACCTGACGGTGACAGCCTCGGTCAAGGAACCCTCGACGGTGAGTATTGCGCAAGCCCCTTTTGAGCGCACGTCTTGCAGTTCTTCGCCGAGCTTCTCGGTGCATGTCTCTTCATCGGGTAAGATGCCGACCGGGCTTGTTCAGCTGATGAACGGGACGACCACGATGGCCTGGGCTACCTTGAACAACGGGGTCGCGCAACTATCGTCCGCCAAGATGGCGGGCGGTCTCCACACGCTGGTTGCGAGCTATGGAGGAGACAGCGAGCACGAGCCCGCAACGTCAGCGCCCCTGAGTGCGTTGACGGCGACTGGCGGCGCGGCGTGCCCTGTTCCCACACCGAAGATGTAA
- a CDS encoding retropepsin-like aspartic protease translates to MIVVPIHINSSGPLDFILDTGTSRTVIDRKLAEKFQLVKVGERIMSGVEGSISSPVFETDSISMAGASVRGLRISSQHDCPGQTRGILGEDFLNHFDLLIDYGAHVIELEPIVQRQGTSEAGVLSSGTSGDRLPVELEGQFGGHTTANRLVLPVVVPELGAKPLHLLLDSGSNTFLVFNQVAKAKTSLQQQTYHAESFLGGGGTLSAGVLVLPAVSLGSQEVFHVTVIMPTQKIEVDVDGVVPASLFHSIFICHSGRFVILKPIRQRVSVTP, encoded by the coding sequence ATGATTGTCGTGCCCATTCATATCAACAGCTCTGGACCACTCGATTTTATTTTGGACACGGGTACATCGCGAACTGTGATCGATCGTAAACTGGCCGAGAAATTTCAGTTAGTGAAAGTTGGCGAGCGGATCATGTCGGGAGTTGAGGGCAGTATTTCTTCTCCTGTCTTCGAGACAGATTCGATCTCGATGGCCGGAGCTTCCGTAAGAGGGCTTCGCATTTCCTCACAACACGATTGTCCCGGGCAGACGCGAGGGATTCTTGGCGAGGACTTCCTGAATCATTTCGATCTACTGATTGACTACGGCGCACATGTGATCGAACTTGAGCCGATCGTGCAAAGACAGGGGACCTCAGAAGCCGGTGTGCTCTCGTCCGGCACCTCAGGAGACAGGCTGCCAGTAGAGCTCGAAGGTCAATTCGGGGGGCACACCACGGCGAATCGGCTGGTGCTCCCGGTGGTCGTACCAGAGTTGGGTGCGAAGCCGCTTCATTTGCTCCTGGACTCTGGCTCAAACACCTTCTTGGTTTTCAACCAGGTAGCGAAAGCGAAGACCTCTCTGCAACAACAGACATACCACGCGGAGAGCTTTCTAGGTGGTGGAGGAACTCTCTCCGCAGGGGTCCTTGTTCTGCCTGCCGTATCTTTAGGATCTCAGGAGGTCTTCCACGTGACTGTGATCATGCCGACGCAGAAGATAGAGGTCGATGTGGACGGAGTAGTGCCGGCGTCGCTATTTCACTCCATCTTTATCTGCCACTCCGGACGATTCGTCATCCTGAAGCCGATACGACAAAGAGTGAGCGTCACTCCCTGA